The Caldilineales bacterium genome has a segment encoding these proteins:
- the gatB gene encoding Asp-tRNA(Asn)/Glu-tRNA(Gln) amidotransferase subunit GatB, producing the protein MTTNFETVIGMEVHAQLLTRSKMFCGCSADQWDAAPNSHTCPVCLAMPGMLPVINRQAVAHTIRAGLALNCTIAEEAVFARKNYTYPDLPKGYQISQYELPLCLSGWMEIDTAAGAKRIGITRAHLEEDTGKLVHDGEASLVDLNRAGVPLLEIVTEPDLRSVDEVNEYLTRLHQLLVQIGVNSGDLEKGAMRMEANISLRPVGETSLGVKVEIKNLNSFRAVRNALDYEIKRQTAVLAAGGAVEQVTLGWLEAEGRTYVQRSKESAHDYRYFPEPDLPPLVIDRAWVEELRQSLPELPLARRARFQEHYGLSRYDADVLVAERAVADFFEQAASAAAPVEPKTVANWLAGELFRLMNQAGVSLAAVPISPAAFANLLKLVAGGTINPNTGKRVLETMFRSGETAEAIVAREGLAQVSDAGVLVQAIDRVLAAAPDEVARYREGKTQLLGWFIGQVMRETRGKGNPDLVRQALIERLG; encoded by the coding sequence ATGACCACAAACTTCGAGACCGTCATCGGCATGGAAGTCCATGCCCAACTGCTCACCCGCTCGAAGATGTTCTGTGGGTGCAGCGCCGACCAGTGGGACGCGGCCCCCAACAGCCACACCTGCCCGGTCTGTCTGGCCATGCCGGGGATGCTGCCGGTGATCAACCGCCAGGCCGTGGCCCACACCATCCGCGCCGGCCTGGCCCTGAACTGCACCATCGCCGAGGAAGCCGTCTTCGCCCGCAAGAACTACACCTATCCCGACCTGCCCAAAGGCTACCAGATCAGCCAATACGAACTGCCGTTGTGCTTGAGCGGCTGGATGGAGATCGACACCGCCGCCGGCGCCAAACGCATCGGCATCACCCGCGCCCATCTCGAAGAAGACACCGGCAAGCTGGTGCACGATGGCGAGGCCAGCCTGGTGGACCTCAACCGCGCCGGCGTCCCCCTGCTGGAGATCGTGACCGAACCCGACCTGCGTTCGGTCGATGAGGTCAACGAATATCTGACTCGCCTCCACCAGCTGCTGGTGCAGATCGGCGTCAACAGCGGCGACCTGGAGAAAGGCGCCATGCGCATGGAGGCCAATATCTCGCTGCGGCCCGTTGGTGAGACCTCCCTGGGCGTCAAGGTCGAGATCAAGAACCTGAACAGCTTCCGGGCCGTGCGCAACGCCCTGGACTACGAGATCAAGCGCCAGACGGCCGTGTTGGCAGCGGGCGGCGCGGTGGAGCAGGTGACGTTGGGCTGGTTGGAAGCCGAGGGCCGCACCTATGTCCAGCGCAGCAAAGAATCGGCCCACGATTACCGCTACTTCCCCGAACCCGACCTGCCGCCGTTGGTCATCGACCGCGCCTGGGTGGAGGAACTGCGCCAGAGCCTGCCCGAACTGCCATTGGCCCGCCGCGCCCGTTTTCAGGAGCACTACGGCCTCAGCCGCTACGATGCCGATGTGTTGGTGGCGGAGCGGGCCGTGGCCGACTTCTTCGAGCAGGCCGCGAGCGCGGCGGCGCCGGTGGAGCCGAAAACCGTCGCCAACTGGCTGGCGGGCGAACTGTTCCGGCTGATGAACCAGGCCGGGGTGAGTCTGGCGGCCGTCCCTATCTCGCCGGCCGCGTTCGCCAATCTGCTGAAGCTGGTGGCGGGTGGGACGATCAACCCCAATACCGGCAAACGAGTGTTGGAGACGATGTTCCGCAGCGGCGAGACCGCGGAGGCCATCGTCGCTCGCGAGGGCCTGGCCCAGGTGAGCGACGCCGGCGTGCTAGTGCAGGCCATCGACCGCGTCCTGGCGGCTGCACCCGATGAGGTGGCCCGCTACCGCGAGGGCAAGACGCAGCTCCTGGGCTGGTTCATCGGCCAGGTGATGCGCGAGACGCGCGGCAAAGGCAATCCCGACCTGGTGCGCCAGGCGCTGATCGAGCGGTTGGGCTGA
- the gatA gene encoding Asp-tRNA(Asn)/Glu-tRNA(Gln) amidotransferase subunit GatA produces the protein MSELTALTLHDAQELLRRREITAVELTRAYIARIEAVDDRVKAYLHLAPDLALAQAAAADQRRADGDDSPLLGIPLAIKDMITVAGMPTTAGSRILAGFKSPYEATASARLRQAGAVFLGKANLDEFAMGWSTENSAFFTTHNPYDLDRVPGGSSGGSAAAVAAGEAIAALGTDTGGSVRQPASWTNTVGLRPTYGRVSRWGVVAFASSLDQIGPITRDVRDCALMLNAIAGHDPLDSTTMPLPTPDFGAGLEAGVKGLRLGLPREYFVEGMHPGIRGAILAAVETLVGLGAEVEEISLPHTRFGMPVYYLVATAELSANLARYDGVRYGHSAGAPNMWDNYRQSRGQGFGPEVKRRIILGAYALSAGYYDAYYLKAQKVRTLIRQDFDRAFGRFDALIAPVVPFLPFTIGQAPADPVDLYLSDVLTLPTPLAGVPCLSVPAGFVPEKGKALPVGLQIIGKPFDEAGILRIAYAFEQATRHHLTRPPL, from the coding sequence ATGAGCGAGCTGACCGCCCTGACGCTGCACGACGCTCAGGAACTGCTCCGCCGGCGCGAGATCACAGCCGTCGAACTGACACGGGCCTACATCGCGCGCATCGAGGCCGTCGATGACCGCGTCAAAGCCTACCTGCACCTGGCCCCCGACCTGGCCCTGGCCCAGGCCGCCGCAGCCGACCAGCGCCGGGCCGACGGCGATGACAGCCCCCTCCTCGGTATCCCGCTCGCCATCAAAGACATGATCACCGTGGCCGGGATGCCGACCACAGCCGGGTCCCGCATCCTGGCCGGATTCAAGTCGCCCTACGAGGCCACCGCCAGCGCCCGCCTGCGCCAGGCCGGGGCCGTCTTCTTGGGCAAAGCCAACCTGGACGAATTCGCCATGGGCTGGAGCACTGAGAATTCGGCCTTCTTCACCACCCACAACCCCTATGATCTCGACCGTGTGCCGGGCGGCTCCAGCGGCGGCTCGGCGGCGGCAGTGGCGGCGGGCGAGGCCATCGCCGCCTTGGGCACCGACACCGGCGGCAGCGTGCGCCAACCGGCCTCGTGGACGAACACCGTTGGCCTGCGCCCAACCTATGGCCGCGTCTCGCGCTGGGGCGTGGTCGCCTTCGCCTCCTCGCTCGACCAGATCGGCCCCATCACCCGCGATGTACGCGACTGCGCCCTGATGCTGAATGCCATTGCCGGCCACGACCCCCTCGATAGCACCACCATGCCCCTGCCCACGCCCGACTTCGGCGCCGGGCTGGAGGCTGGGGTCAAGGGCTTGCGCCTGGGTCTGCCCCGCGAGTACTTCGTCGAGGGCATGCACCCCGGCATCCGGGGGGCCATCCTGGCGGCGGTGGAGACGCTGGTCGGTTTGGGGGCCGAGGTCGAGGAAATCTCCCTCCCCCACACCCGCTTTGGCATGCCTGTCTACTATCTGGTGGCCACGGCCGAGCTGAGCGCCAACCTGGCCCGCTACGATGGCGTCCGCTACGGCCACAGCGCCGGCGCGCCCAACATGTGGGACAACTACCGCCAGTCACGCGGCCAGGGCTTTGGCCCTGAAGTCAAGCGTCGCATCATCCTCGGCGCCTATGCCCTCTCGGCCGGCTACTACGACGCCTACTACCTCAAGGCGCAGAAGGTGCGCACCCTCATCCGCCAGGATTTCGACCGCGCCTTCGGGCGTTTCGATGCCCTCATCGCCCCGGTCGTCCCCTTCCTGCCGTTCACGATCGGCCAGGCCCCGGCTGACCCGGTCGATCTCTATCTCAGCGACGTGCTCACCCTGCCCACGCCCCTGGCCGGCGTGCCCTGCCTCTCGGTCCCGGCCGGCTTCGTCCCCGAAAAAGGCAAGGCGCTGCCGGTGGGCTTGCAGATCATCGGCAAACCCTTCGACGAAGCCGGCATCCTCCGCATCGCCTACGCCTTCGAGCAGGCCACCCGCCACCACCTCACCCGCCCACCCCTCTGA
- a CDS encoding cyclase family protein — translation MRIIDLSIPLGIGTPAWPTYEPLQVKYFKRLAPNGANGQLLTHSNHVGTHLDGEIHFYTPGKDIAQLDFGFLAGPAAIVDLSDICGDYDVYTPAMIEERVEVRSGDILIIHTGYHHFGWDQPYGNEIRYMVMHPGPDARFARWCEDKQIKWIGVDCGSADHPMNTKIREWMPAQAQDADAHFRQKYGKALADYFTPDMYQMMHLWMFPKGIIHAECVGGDIDLLVNRRLQVGCFPWRFVDGEASIARIVAFVEEDDYEQLMARKAALPKTRFGDCYDPLHVERLGGRGRTF, via the coding sequence ATGCGCATCATCGACCTCAGCATCCCCCTGGGCATCGGCACCCCGGCCTGGCCCACCTACGAACCCCTCCAGGTCAAATACTTCAAACGGCTGGCCCCCAACGGCGCCAACGGCCAATTGCTGACCCACAGCAACCATGTCGGCACCCATCTCGACGGCGAAATCCACTTCTACACCCCCGGCAAAGACATCGCCCAACTCGATTTCGGCTTCCTGGCCGGCCCGGCCGCCATCGTCGACCTCAGCGACATCTGCGGCGACTACGACGTCTACACCCCGGCCATGATCGAAGAACGGGTGGAAGTGCGTTCGGGCGACATCCTCATCATCCACACCGGCTACCACCACTTTGGCTGGGACCAGCCCTACGGCAACGAAATCCGCTACATGGTCATGCACCCCGGCCCCGACGCCCGCTTCGCCCGCTGGTGCGAAGACAAGCAGATCAAATGGATCGGCGTCGATTGCGGCAGCGCCGACCACCCCATGAACACCAAAATCCGCGAGTGGATGCCCGCCCAGGCCCAGGACGCCGACGCCCACTTCCGCCAGAAGTACGGCAAAGCCCTGGCCGATTACTTCACCCCCGACATGTACCAGATGATGCACCTGTGGATGTTCCCCAAGGGCATCATCCACGCCGAATGTGTGGGCGGCGACATCGATCTGCTGGTCAACCGCCGCCTTCAGGTGGGCTGCTTCCCCTGGCGCTTTGTCGATGGCGAGGCCAGCATCGCCCGCATCGTCGCCTTCGTCGAGGAGGACGACTACGAACAACTCATGGCCCGCAAAGCCGCCCTGCCCAAAACCCGCTTTGGCGACTGCTACGACCCCCTCCACGTCGAACGCCTGGGCGGACGCGGGCGCACCTTCTGA
- a CDS encoding MazG family protein — MTITLIGLGPGDPQLITRRAWQLLTTAPQVWVRTRRHPAVAALDDHTQVAGYDHLYEQHPDFDAVYNAIAADVVARGAAQDILYAVPGDPTVAETSTRIIRRLAAAQRVEVRIEPGVSFIEPTFAALAADPIDGVQIVDAMSLAQAHHPPGATEQGLLAVQLFSRELASDVKLTLMNAYPDDHPLTVVSGAGTDNLQVHRLALYELDRRDIFDDLTTLWAPPLPQPGSYEALQEIIAHLRSPEGCPWDREQTHASLRPYLLEEAHEVLEALDADDPESLVEELGDLLIQVALHVQIAAEEGEFKLPDVIGHVVAKLVRRHPHVFDGLEVAGAEEVVRNWEAIKQAERQQAAGNGGKKDRKTLLDGIPRSLPALALAQAYVERLARVGYPQPPAAPLDEAGLAERLLQLVEQTQAAGLDAESALRGVCARLRARLEAVEAAAGRQHQTLIDLKPEQQQALWRQHPLSKD; from the coding sequence ATGACCATCACCCTCATCGGCCTCGGCCCCGGCGACCCCCAACTCATCACCCGCCGGGCCTGGCAACTCCTGACGACCGCCCCCCAGGTGTGGGTGCGTACACGCCGCCACCCCGCCGTCGCCGCCCTCGATGACCACACCCAGGTAGCCGGCTACGACCATCTCTACGAACAGCACCCCGACTTCGACGCCGTCTACAACGCCATCGCTGCCGATGTGGTGGCCCGCGGCGCTGCTCAGGACATCCTCTATGCCGTGCCCGGCGACCCCACCGTGGCCGAGACCAGCACCCGCATCATCCGCCGCCTGGCCGCAGCCCAGAGGGTGGAGGTCAGGATCGAGCCGGGCGTCAGCTTCATCGAGCCGACCTTCGCCGCCCTCGCCGCCGACCCCATCGACGGGGTTCAGATCGTCGATGCCATGTCGTTGGCCCAGGCGCATCACCCGCCCGGCGCCACCGAGCAGGGGCTGCTAGCCGTCCAACTTTTCAGCCGCGAGCTGGCCAGCGATGTCAAGCTGACCTTGATGAACGCCTATCCCGACGACCACCCACTGACCGTCGTCAGTGGCGCCGGGACGGACAACCTGCAGGTGCATCGATTGGCCCTGTACGAACTGGATCGCAGGGACATTTTCGATGATCTGACCACCCTTTGGGCGCCGCCGCTGCCGCAGCCGGGCAGCTACGAAGCCCTGCAAGAGATCATCGCCCACCTGCGCAGCCCCGAAGGCTGCCCCTGGGACCGCGAACAGACCCACGCCAGCCTGCGCCCCTACCTGCTGGAAGAAGCCCACGAAGTGCTGGAGGCGCTGGACGCCGACGACCCCGAGAGCCTGGTCGAGGAATTGGGCGATCTGCTGATCCAGGTCGCCCTTCACGTCCAGATCGCCGCCGAAGAAGGCGAATTCAAGCTGCCCGATGTCATCGGCCATGTCGTCGCCAAGCTGGTGCGCCGCCACCCGCACGTCTTCGACGGACTGGAAGTAGCCGGGGCCGAGGAAGTGGTGCGCAACTGGGAGGCGATCAAACAGGCCGAGCGCCAGCAGGCAGCTGGCAACGGCGGCAAGAAGGACCGCAAGACCTTACTGGATGGCATCCCCCGCTCGCTCCCGGCCCTGGCCCTGGCCCAGGCTTATGTCGAGCGGCTGGCCCGCGTCGGCTACCCCCAGCCTCCCGCCGCCCCGCTGGACGAGGCTGGCCTGGCCGAGCGCCTGCTCCAGCTGGTCGAGCAGACCCAGGCAGCCGGGCTGGACGCCGAATCGGCCCTGCGCGGGGTCTGCGCCAGACTGCGGGCCAGGCTAGAGGCCGTCGAAGCGGCCGCCGGCCGGCAGCATCAAACCCTGATCGATCTCAAGCCAGAGCAACAACAGGCGCTCTGGCGACAGCATCCCCTATCGAAGGACTGA
- the gatC gene encoding Asp-tRNA(Asn)/Glu-tRNA(Gln) amidotransferase subunit GatC: MTRFSTADVRHVAELARLELTAAEIELFAGQLAAVLDYAAQLQAVDTTGVPPTATVLPLRSVMRPDEVRPSLPAAQALANAPDQRDGYFRVHAVLEGSQ, from the coding sequence ATGACCCGTTTCAGCACCGCCGACGTCCGCCATGTGGCCGAACTCGCCCGGCTCGAACTCACCGCCGCCGAAATCGAACTCTTCGCCGGCCAGTTGGCCGCCGTGCTGGACTACGCCGCCCAACTCCAAGCCGTTGACACAACCGGCGTCCCTCCCACCGCCACCGTCCTGCCCCTGCGCAGCGTGATGCGGCCGGATGAAGTGCGCCCCAGCCTGCCTGCGGCCCAGGCCCTGGCCAACGCCCCCGACCAACGCGATGGCTACTTCCGCGTCCATGCCGTGTTGGAGGGCAGCCAATGA
- a CDS encoding aminotransferase class I/II-fold pyridoxal phosphate-dependent enzyme, with translation MTTASTTAAAGDNGHHTPRQRISPRVAAVPPSGLRRFFDIAATMDDVISLSIGEPDFTTPQVILQAGIDSLQRGQTQYTSNSGIYALRAALSDYLHRLYGVAYDPETEILITVGSSEALYLTTVALLDVGDEVIVPQPSYVAYPAEVAFTGAVSVPVSTFVEDDFRVTAAEIAAAITPATKALLLGYPCNPTGAALDRADMLGIAQLAAGRDLLVIADEIYDRLTYVGEHTCFASLPGMKDRTILLGGLSKSHAMTGWRLGWACAPADILAAMRKVHQYTIMSAPTVAQVAAITALTDPRAEEAVATMRQSYDERRRLIVDGLNSIGLPTFTPRGAFYAFPSIRASGLDDNTFAETLLQEEHVAVIPGSAFGAAGAGYVRCCYAQRKDKIEVALDRMAAFVRRHG, from the coding sequence ATGACCACCGCTTCAACCACCGCCGCCGCCGGCGACAATGGCCATCACACCCCCCGCCAGCGCATCTCCCCGCGCGTCGCCGCCGTGCCGCCGTCGGGCCTGCGCCGTTTCTTCGACATCGCCGCCACGATGGACGATGTCATCTCGCTCAGCATCGGCGAACCCGACTTCACCACCCCCCAGGTCATCCTCCAGGCCGGGATCGACAGCTTGCAGCGGGGCCAGACGCAGTACACCTCCAATTCCGGCATCTACGCCCTGCGCGCCGCCCTTTCCGACTATCTCCACCGGCTGTACGGCGTGGCCTACGACCCTGAGACCGAGATCCTGATCACGGTGGGGTCCTCCGAAGCCCTCTATCTGACCACCGTTGCCCTGCTGGATGTGGGCGATGAAGTCATCGTTCCCCAGCCCAGCTATGTCGCCTACCCGGCCGAAGTCGCCTTCACCGGGGCCGTGTCGGTTCCGGTCTCCACCTTCGTCGAGGACGACTTTCGGGTGACGGCAGCCGAGATCGCCGCCGCCATCACCCCGGCCACCAAAGCCTTGCTCCTGGGCTATCCCTGCAACCCCACCGGCGCCGCCCTCGACCGCGCTGACATGCTCGGCATCGCCCAGCTGGCCGCGGGGCGCGACCTGCTGGTGATCGCCGATGAAATCTACGACCGCCTGACCTATGTGGGCGAACACACCTGCTTTGCCAGCCTGCCCGGCATGAAGGATCGCACCATCCTGCTGGGCGGCCTGAGCAAGAGCCATGCCATGACCGGCTGGCGGCTGGGCTGGGCCTGCGCGCCCGCCGACATCCTGGCCGCCATGCGCAAAGTCCACCAATACACGATCATGTCGGCCCCCACCGTCGCCCAGGTCGCGGCCATCACCGCCCTCACCGACCCGCGCGCCGAGGAGGCCGTCGCGACCATGCGCCAGAGCTACGACGAGCGCCGCCGGCTGATCGTCGATGGCCTCAACAGCATCGGCCTCCCCACCTTCACCCCGCGCGGGGCCTTCTACGCCTTCCCATCCATCCGCGCCAGCGGGCTGGACGACAACACCTTTGCCGAAACCCTGTTGCAGGAAGAACACGTCGCCGTCATCCCTGGCTCGGCTTTTGGCGCCGCCGGGGCCGGGTATGTGCGCTGTTGCTACGCCCAGCGCAAAGACAAGATCGAGGTCGCCCTCGACCGCATGGCCGCTTTCGTGCGACGGCACGGTTAA